A stretch of Arcobacter sp. F2176 DNA encodes these proteins:
- a CDS encoding AraC family transcriptional regulator has translation MKKIFTKTFKNKNLPFLELRYSNSNTHYKKHFHDSFSLGVNKKGESLYTNSDKSYKLTKNKLSIMNPHEVHSCNASSEVLNEYYMMHLDISWCRDIQKLIDEKITSYINVPTHILEDESFYNEYLFLCRYLFEEHSIVDKEDALINFFIKFFSLFLEESQTPLIDKKFELIIKYMNDKYKENISLDDLAKYFELNPFYIIRLFKSNMNLTPRAYLINVKINKSKQFLQDGYSIVDTALECGFFDQSHFHKNFVKIVATTPNDYKLNFVQ, from the coding sequence ATGAAAAAAATATTTACAAAAACATTTAAAAATAAAAATCTTCCTTTTTTAGAACTGCGATACTCTAATTCAAATACTCACTATAAAAAGCATTTTCATGATAGCTTTTCTTTGGGGGTAAATAAAAAAGGAGAAAGTCTATATACAAATAGTGATAAATCATATAAGTTAACTAAAAACAAATTAAGCATAATGAATCCACATGAAGTACACTCTTGTAATGCAAGTAGTGAAGTTCTAAATGAATATTATATGATGCACTTGGACATTTCTTGGTGTAGAGATATTCAGAAACTTATTGATGAAAAGATTACAAGTTATATAAATGTACCAACACATATATTAGAAGATGAATCTTTTTACAATGAATATCTATTTTTATGTAGATATTTATTTGAAGAACACTCAATTGTGGATAAAGAAGATGCGTTGATAAACTTTTTTATAAAGTTTTTTTCACTTTTTTTAGAAGAGAGTCAAACTCCATTAATTGATAAGAAGTTTGAATTGATTATTAAGTATATGAATGATAAATATAAAGAAAATATTAGTTTAGATGATTTAGCTAAATATTTTGAATTAAATCCTTTTTATATTATTAGACTATTTAAGTCTAATATGAATCTTACACCAAGAGCATATTTAATAAATGTTAAAATAAATAAATCAAAACAATTCCTTCAAGATGGTTATTCAATTGTTGATACTGCTTTAGAGTGTGGATTTTTTGATCAAAGCCATTTTCATAAAAACTTCGTAAAAATAGTTGCAACTACTCCAAACGATTATAAACTCAATTTTGTACAATAA
- a CDS encoding tRNA (5-methylaminomethyl-2-thiouridine)(34)-methyltransferase MnmD, protein MNKEIQTIDGSNTLFSTKYNQHFHDLKTGAIKESLNKHVSPALALKKDLKKLKILDICFGIGYNTFSTIYYILEHNLDINLEIYSPELDEELVRSLHRFTFPKEFENIKHIIDSIAKNFSYEDEKIKIKIFIGDARKYIKTLNNIDIVYQDAFSSEVNKELWSVEYFQDISNLCKNDAIMTTYSISTNVRLSMYEAGFFIYEINPSGKRKQTIALKSKKDIEAKYIDMELKKSRNKEAKAFYD, encoded by the coding sequence ATGAATAAAGAAATTCAAACAATAGATGGTTCTAACACCCTATTTTCTACTAAATACAATCAACATTTTCATGACCTTAAAACTGGAGCCATAAAAGAGTCTTTAAACAAGCATGTTAGTCCAGCTCTTGCATTAAAAAAAGATTTAAAAAAACTAAAGATTTTAGATATTTGTTTTGGCATTGGATATAACACTTTTTCTACTATTTATTATATTTTAGAACATAACTTAGATATAAATCTAGAAATTTATTCACCTGAATTAGATGAAGAGTTAGTAAGAAGTTTACATAGATTTACTTTTCCAAAAGAATTTGAAAATATAAAACATATCATTGATTCTATTGCAAAAAATTTTTCATATGAAGATGAAAAAATAAAAATAAAAATTTTTATTGGGGATGCAAGAAAATATATCAAAACTCTAAATAATATAGACATTGTATATCAAGATGCTTTTTCAAGTGAAGTAAATAAAGAGTTATGGAGTGTAGAGTATTTTCAAGATATTTCCAATCTTTGTAAAAATGATGCAATTATGACGACATATTCTATTTCTACAAATGTAAGATTGTCTATGTATGAAGCAGGATTTTTTATATATGAAATAAATCCAAGTGGAAAGAGAAAACAGACAATTGCATTAAAAAGTAAAAAAGATATAGAAGCAAAATATATTGATATGGAATTAAAAAAAAGTAGAAATAAAGAGGCTAAAGCCTTTTATGATTAG
- a CDS encoding LysE family translocator, whose product MSFTIFLTMFSFSLVMSISPGPVNMMIITSSINNGFARTFSFISGATIGFILLLLCIGFGLSKIINTYPDILLYIKVFGFSFIIYLGLKILSSKASLTINKEEKINLKFYEGFLLQWLNPKAWIACISVVSMYSSSELFTFFVIIYFIVCYLSLSFWGVLGSKVTRFFNTDFKLRLLNIIMGLTLILCTISMIFVNIF is encoded by the coding sequence ATGAGTTTTACAATTTTTTTGACAATGTTCTCTTTTTCATTAGTGATGTCAATTTCTCCTGGTCCTGTAAATATGATGATTATAACTTCAAGTATAAATAATGGATTTGCAAGAACTTTTAGTTTTATCTCAGGGGCAACTATTGGTTTTATTCTTTTGTTATTATGTATTGGGTTTGGATTATCAAAGATAATAAATACATATCCAGATATTTTATTGTATATAAAGGTTTTTGGATTTTCATTTATTATATATTTGGGGCTTAAGATTTTGAGTTCAAAAGCAAGTTTAACAATAAACAAAGAGGAGAAGATAAATCTAAAATTTTACGAAGGCTTTTTACTCCAATGGTTAAATCCAAAAGCATGGATAGCTTGTATCTCTGTTGTTTCTATGTATTCGTCATCTGAATTATTTACTTTTTTTGTCATAATTTATTTTATTGTTTGCTACTTATCTTTGTCTTTTTGGGGAGTTTTAGGAAGTAAAGTCACTAGATTTTTTAATACAGATTTTAAATTAAGATTATTAAATATTATTATGGGACTTACTCTTATACTTTGTACTATCTCAATGATTTTTGTAAATATTTTTTGA
- a CDS encoding carbonic anhydrase has translation MNPIKNLIRGNKLFRKYHFEEFKDDLQELITNGQKPKILFISCCDSRITTDFMIGNKPGDLFTLRNIGNFVPPYSADGDFHGNASAIEYAVSVLKVSNIIVCGHSYCGACQSLYEDIPNTNEYINIRKWLELGKKAKGMTLENNHLYKNKEDLYKATEKNSIICQLENLLTYPAIKRKVLTKEITIHGWYYNLIDGSIEFYDQINNEYKDINEYR, from the coding sequence ATGAATCCAATAAAAAATTTAATACGAGGTAATAAGCTATTTCGTAAATATCATTTTGAAGAGTTTAAAGATGACCTACAAGAGCTAATCACAAATGGTCAAAAACCTAAAATTTTATTTATAAGTTGTTGTGATAGTAGAATAACAACTGATTTTATGATAGGAAATAAACCAGGCGACTTATTTACCCTTAGAAATATAGGCAATTTTGTACCTCCATATAGTGCAGATGGCGACTTCCATGGTAATGCTTCTGCGATAGAATATGCAGTTTCAGTATTAAAAGTCTCAAATATAATAGTTTGTGGACATTCATATTGTGGAGCATGCCAAAGTTTATATGAAGATATCCCAAATACAAATGAGTATATAAATATAAGAAAATGGTTAGAATTGGGTAAAAAAGCAAAGGGTATGACCTTAGAAAATAATCATCTATATAAAAACAAGGAAGATTTATATAAAGCAACAGAAAAAAACTCTATAATATGCCAATTAGAAAATCTACTAACCTATCCAGCAATAAAAAGAAAAGTTCTTACCAAAGAGATAACTATTCATGGTTGGTATTATAATTTAATTGATGGCTCAATAGAGTTTTATGATCAGATTAATAATGAATATAAGGATATAAATGAATATAGATAA
- the sfsA gene encoding DNA/RNA nuclease SfsA, translating to MRFDKLYKGKLVKRYKRFLADIILDNGEEITAHVPNSGAMTSCIEESCPVWVTFHDNPKRKLKYTLELTKMQDILICTNTGVANKIAIEAIENGTIKELQGYSSLTPEQKYGINSRIDILLENENEKCYVEVKSVSLRINDSLAFPDAVTTRGKKHLDELVSMVKEGHRAIMLYVIQRTDKLPFTIAKEIDPKYNEALKEAMNSGVEVLVYQSNITLEEINLKKKSSLQI from the coding sequence ATGAGATTTGATAAACTTTATAAGGGTAAGTTAGTAAAAAGATATAAAAGATTTTTGGCTGATATTATTTTAGACAATGGGGAAGAGATAACAGCTCATGTGCCAAATAGTGGTGCGATGACTTCTTGTATAGAAGAGAGTTGCCCTGTGTGGGTGACTTTTCACGATAATCCAAAAAGAAAATTAAAGTATACCTTGGAACTAACAAAGATGCAAGATATTTTGATTTGCACAAATACAGGTGTTGCAAATAAGATTGCCATAGAAGCTATAGAAAATGGGACTATCAAAGAGTTACAAGGATATAGTTCTCTTACTCCTGAGCAAAAATATGGAATAAATTCTAGAATAGATATTTTATTAGAAAATGAAAATGAAAAATGTTATGTGGAAGTAAAGAGTGTAAGTTTAAGGATTAATGATTCTTTAGCTTTCCCAGATGCGGTAACAACAAGAGGGAAAAAACATTTAGATGAATTGGTTTCTATGGTAAAAGAAGGACATAGGGCTATAATGTTATATGTGATTCAAAGAACTGATAAATTGCCATTTACAATTGCAAAAGAGATTGACCCAAAATATAATGAAGCTCTAAAAGAGGCTATGAATAGTGGTGTTGAGGTTTTAGTTTACCAATCAAACATTACACTTGAAGAGATAAATTTAAAAAAGAAATCAAGTCTTCAAATTTAA
- the metH gene encoding methionine synthase, translating to MKNKINEIIKNKVLIIDGAMGTQLQGSDIKAEAWKYENQDLEGCNELLNETAPEVLKAIHDAYAKAGANLISTNTFGTMPWVLDEYGISSKAYELSKLGAQLVKNSCIKYETEDEPRFCLGSIGPGTKLPSLGHIRYDEMYEGYKEVANGLADGGCDIYLLETCQDPLQIKAALHALTDTHPEIPVMVSVTIELSGTMLIGTDAMTIAAILNPFNILSLGFNCGTGPKQVHKHVKTLSEVCKFPISVHANAGLPQNKGGVSFYPMGPDEFTELQNSFLEVNGVSFLGGCCGTTPEHIEALANKVRGIKPKAPSGFLKASLASLFNTVPLKQDPAPLLIGERSNATGSKAFRDLLKDNNYEGTLSVGQQQVRAGAHIIDVSVGFAGRDETGDMDKVVELYSQKVSLPLMPDSTQIKALEAALKQIGGRCIINSVNLEDGEEKFDAVCKLAKKFGAALVCLVIDEVGMAKTKEDKIRIAQRIYDLCVNRHGFNPEDLVFDMLTFTIGSGDDEYRTAGIETMEAIREFQILHPEVGTTLGLSNISFGLDIKARVYLNSIYLDHCVKAGLTSAIVNVKHILPLNKITEEDRLACDNLIFNNQENGDPLFKFIDHFSNVEAQEDQSDEEYLKMEPIDKVKKLLLDGDKDRLLPLVDELRHTIKPEMIVNEWLIDGMKIIGELFGSGQMQLPFVLQSAETMKATVDALNPYLPKEEKASETVLVIGTVKGDVHDVGKNLVDIILSNNGFKVINIGIKADINEFIIAVQKHKAQAIGMSGLLVKSTAVMKENLEELKRQGIDIPVLLGGAALTKSFVNEYCRPLYDGPIFYCRDAFDGVVSMQRIESGDSFNTKLAADLIKDEDDIKKEKKEVIIPPYEEIELPPKAEFTFPPLWGRVTQSPAMLNKDLIFSWINHRVLFRQRWGYKKGAMKADEFLAHEENVVKPLYEKYKEEFFEKDIFDPIAIYGYYPCISHDNKLYIFGNEYAFNSLKEAQNVPPLEKAIKVFEFPRQTKAPHRCIADFFANDRLDVVAFTLASSGLKITSYESELYQNSEFSKYHQVHGLGVELAEALAEVIHKQVRLDLDIVPKEGHTLNDVQMKQYVGCRYSPGYAACPDLEQSRDIFDLLKPEEFGITLSETFQIDPEQSTCAIVVPHNKANYYNI from the coding sequence ATGAAAAATAAAATAAATGAAATAATAAAAAATAAAGTATTGATTATTGATGGGGCCATGGGTACTCAACTTCAAGGTTCTGATATAAAAGCTGAAGCTTGGAAGTATGAAAATCAAGATTTAGAAGGTTGTAATGAACTTCTAAATGAAACAGCACCCGAAGTTTTAAAAGCAATTCATGATGCTTATGCAAAAGCAGGGGCAAACTTAATATCAACAAATACATTTGGAACAATGCCTTGGGTACTAGATGAGTATGGAATTTCTTCTAAAGCTTATGAATTATCAAAATTAGGTGCCCAACTTGTAAAAAATTCTTGTATTAAGTATGAAACAGAAGATGAGCCTAGATTCTGTTTAGGTTCTATTGGGCCTGGAACTAAGCTTCCCTCATTGGGGCATATAAGATATGATGAGATGTATGAAGGGTATAAAGAAGTAGCAAATGGTCTGGCTGATGGTGGGTGTGATATATACTTACTTGAAACTTGTCAAGATCCACTTCAAATAAAAGCAGCACTTCATGCCTTAACAGATACTCATCCAGAAATTCCTGTGATGGTATCTGTAACTATTGAGTTATCAGGAACTATGTTAATAGGAACTGATGCTATGACAATAGCTGCTATTTTGAATCCTTTTAATATTTTATCTTTGGGATTTAACTGTGGAACAGGACCAAAACAAGTTCACAAACATGTAAAAACATTAAGTGAAGTTTGTAAATTCCCAATTTCTGTTCATGCAAATGCAGGACTTCCTCAAAATAAAGGTGGAGTTTCATTTTATCCAATGGGACCAGATGAGTTCACTGAACTACAAAATAGTTTTTTAGAAGTAAATGGAGTCTCATTTTTAGGTGGTTGTTGTGGAACAACTCCTGAACATATAGAAGCCTTGGCTAATAAAGTCAGAGGCATAAAACCAAAAGCACCAAGTGGATTTTTGAAAGCTTCTTTAGCATCACTGTTTAATACAGTTCCATTAAAACAAGATCCAGCTCCTTTATTAATAGGGGAGCGAAGTAATGCAACTGGTTCAAAAGCTTTTAGGGATTTATTAAAAGATAATAACTACGAAGGAACACTTTCTGTTGGACAACAACAAGTGCGAGCAGGTGCACATATTATTGATGTAAGTGTTGGATTTGCTGGACGAGATGAAACAGGAGATATGGATAAAGTGGTTGAACTTTATTCTCAAAAAGTTTCACTTCCTTTGATGCCAGATTCTACACAAATAAAAGCCTTAGAAGCAGCACTTAAACAAATAGGTGGAAGATGTATCATCAACTCTGTAAATCTTGAAGATGGAGAAGAGAAGTTTGATGCAGTTTGTAAGTTAGCCAAAAAATTTGGTGCAGCACTTGTTTGTTTAGTTATTGATGAAGTTGGAATGGCTAAAACAAAAGAAGACAAAATCAGAATTGCGCAGAGAATTTATGATTTATGTGTAAATAGACATGGCTTTAATCCTGAAGATTTAGTATTTGATATGCTTACATTTACTATTGGTTCGGGAGATGATGAGTATAGAACAGCTGGAATTGAAACTATGGAAGCAATTAGAGAATTTCAAATACTTCATCCAGAAGTTGGAACCACTTTAGGTCTTTCAAATATCTCTTTTGGGCTTGATATAAAAGCTAGGGTTTATCTAAACTCTATCTATCTAGACCATTGTGTAAAAGCAGGGCTTACAAGTGCTATTGTAAATGTTAAACATATTTTGCCACTAAATAAAATCACAGAAGAAGATAGACTAGCTTGTGATAATTTGATTTTTAATAATCAAGAAAATGGTGACCCTTTATTTAAATTTATTGATCACTTTTCAAATGTAGAAGCCCAAGAAGATCAAAGTGATGAAGAATATTTAAAAATGGAACCAATAGATAAAGTTAAAAAACTTTTATTAGATGGTGACAAAGATAGACTTCTTCCTTTGGTTGATGAATTAAGACACACTATAAAACCAGAAATGATAGTAAATGAGTGGCTAATTGATGGAATGAAAATCATTGGAGAACTTTTTGGTTCTGGTCAAATGCAATTGCCATTTGTACTTCAAAGTGCAGAGACTATGAAAGCAACAGTAGATGCTCTTAATCCATATTTACCAAAAGAAGAGAAAGCTAGTGAAACGGTTCTTGTAATTGGAACAGTAAAAGGCGATGTTCATGATGTAGGTAAAAATTTAGTAGATATTATTTTAAGTAATAATGGATTTAAAGTAATAAATATAGGAATAAAAGCTGATATCAATGAATTTATAATAGCTGTTCAAAAGCATAAAGCACAAGCTATTGGAATGAGTGGATTACTTGTAAAATCAACTGCTGTAATGAAAGAAAATCTAGAAGAGCTTAAAAGACAAGGTATAGATATACCTGTACTTTTAGGTGGAGCAGCACTTACTAAATCTTTTGTAAATGAGTATTGTAGACCTTTATATGATGGACCGATTTTTTATTGTAGGGATGCTTTTGATGGTGTTGTTTCTATGCAAAGAATAGAATCAGGTGATTCATTTAATACAAAACTTGCAGCTGATTTGATAAAAGATGAAGATGATATTAAAAAAGAGAAAAAAGAGGTAATAATTCCTCCTTATGAAGAGATAGAATTACCTCCCAAAGCTGAATTTACCTTCCCTCCACTTTGGGGAAGGGTTACTCAAAGTCCTGCAATGTTAAATAAAGATTTGATTTTTTCTTGGATAAATCATAGAGTTTTATTTAGACAAAGATGGGGATATAAAAAAGGTGCTATGAAAGCAGATGAATTTTTAGCCCATGAAGAGAATGTAGTAAAGCCCTTATATGAAAAATACAAAGAAGAGTTTTTTGAAAAAGATATCTTTGACCCAATAGCTATTTATGGTTATTATCCTTGTATTTCACATGATAATAAGCTTTATATTTTTGGAAATGAGTACGCTTTTAATAGTCTAAAAGAAGCACAAAATGTGCCACCACTTGAAAAAGCTATAAAAGTCTTTGAATTTCCAAGACAAACAAAAGCACCACATAGATGTATAGCTGATTTTTTTGCGAATGATAGATTAGATGTAGTTGCTTTTACACTTGCTAGTTCAGGATTAAAAATAACTTCGTATGAAAGTGAACTTTATCAAAATAGTGAGTTCTCAAAATATCATCAAGTCCATGGATTAGGAGTTGAACTTGCAGAAGCATTAGCTGAGGTAATTCATAAGCAAGTAAGACTTGACCTTGATATAGTACCAAAAGAGGGGCATACTTTGAATGATGTTCAAATGAAACAATATGTAGGATGTAGATATTCTCCTGGATATGCAGCTTGTCCTGATTTAGAACAAAGTAGGGATATCTTTGATTTACTAAAACCAGAAGAGTTTGGAATAACACTAAGTGAAACTTTCCAAATAGACCCAGAGCAAAGTACCTGCGCCATAGTAGTGCCGCACAACAAAGCCAACTATTATAACATTTAG
- a CDS encoding bacteriohemerythrin, with product MNTIKEFNQSIHMLNHKKIDTLHKEFLDIYASADINSLESIIQISKELLVHSENHFHEEEVLMEKYNYPTIKEHKDEHYKALAEMEYFIKNSHSIFGKKMLKSYFIEKLPQWFDLHLANMDSDLVYHLNKFEH from the coding sequence ATGAATACAATCAAAGAATTTAATCAAAGTATACATATGCTTAATCATAAAAAAATAGATACATTACATAAAGAGTTTCTTGATATATATGCAAGTGCCGATATAAATTCTTTGGAAAGCATAATACAAATATCAAAAGAATTACTAGTTCATAGCGAAAATCATTTTCATGAAGAAGAAGTTCTTATGGAAAAATACAATTATCCAACTATAAAAGAGCATAAAGATGAACACTACAAAGCCTTAGCAGAGATGGAATATTTTATAAAAAACTCCCACTCAATATTTGGTAAAAAGATGTTGAAATCATACTTTATAGAAAAATTACCCCAATGGTTTGATCTTCATTTAGCAAATATGGATAGTGATTTAGTTTACCACTTAAATAAATTTGAGCACTAA
- a CDS encoding DUF2238 domain-containing protein has protein sequence MKYLWLIIFITILIWSGINPKDQFTWFLEVFPAIIGFIILAYTYKSFKLISLTYTLILIHCIILMVGGHYTYAEVPLFDTIKEVLNQSRNNYDKVGHFAQGFIPAIIAREILIRKNIITFPKWRNFFIICFCLAFSAFYELIEWFVAIFSGEDATAFLGTQGYIWDTQSDMGFALLGSILALVLLSKYHDKQLDRLKLSIH, from the coding sequence ATGAAATATTTATGGCTTATTATTTTTATTACTATTTTAATTTGGTCAGGAATTAATCCCAAAGACCAATTTACTTGGTTTTTAGAGGTCTTTCCAGCTATTATTGGATTTATAATACTTGCCTATACATACAAATCTTTTAAATTGATATCCCTTACTTATACTCTTATTCTTATTCATTGTATTATTTTAATGGTAGGTGGTCACTATACTTATGCAGAAGTTCCTTTATTTGATACTATTAAAGAAGTCCTAAATCAAAGTAGAAATAACTATGACAAAGTAGGACATTTTGCCCAAGGTTTTATTCCCGCAATAATTGCAAGGGAAATACTTATAAGAAAAAATATAATTACTTTTCCAAAATGGAGAAACTTCTTCATAATCTGCTTTTGTCTAGCATTTTCAGCATTTTATGAACTAATAGAGTGGTTCGTAGCAATATTTAGTGGAGAAGATGCCACCGCATTTTTAGGAACACAAGGATACATTTGGGATACTCAAAGTGATATGGGCTTTGCTCTTTTAGGAAGTATTCTAGCCTTAGTTTTACTTAGTAAATATCATGATAAACAGTTGGATAGATTAAAATTATCTATCCATTAA
- the luxS gene encoding S-ribosylhomocysteine lyase — translation MPLLDSFKVDHTIMPAPAVRVAKTMKSPSGDIITVFDLRFYVPNKDMMSEKGIHTLEHLFAGFIREHLNSPTVEIIDVSPMGCRTGFYMSLLGSPKEEVVAAAWKAAMEDVLKVAKQEDIPELNIYQCGTCNMHSLEEAKDIARDILSHKIGVMSNEELYLSDDKLSSLGN, via the coding sequence ATGCCATTATTAGATAGTTTTAAAGTTGATCATACAATTATGCCAGCACCTGCAGTTAGAGTTGCAAAAACAATGAAGTCACCATCGGGTGATATTATTACAGTATTTGATTTAAGATTTTATGTACCAAATAAAGATATGATGAGTGAAAAAGGTATTCATACATTAGAACACCTTTTTGCTGGTTTTATTAGAGAACATTTAAATTCTCCTACTGTTGAAATCATTGATGTTTCACCAATGGGTTGTAGAACTGGTTTTTACATGAGTTTACTTGGAAGTCCCAAAGAAGAAGTTGTAGCTGCTGCGTGGAAAGCTGCTATGGAAGATGTTTTAAAGGTTGCAAAACAAGAGGATATCCCAGAATTGAATATTTACCAATGTGGTACATGTAATATGCACTCACTTGAAGAAGCAAAAGATATAGCACGTGATATTTTATCTCACAAAATTGGCGTAATGTCAAATGAAGAGCTTTATTTATCTGATGATAAATTATCATCTTTAGGAAACTAA
- a CDS encoding DMT family transporter — translation MNNNKKGIIITALGVLLMSFESLFIKLTSISPFTFSFYLGIFMFISMLLLLIIKQRDIIREVTKTSFYIFLLCGILMGSANIFFIWAIKSTTAANVVLIIGTGALFTSFFAYLFYKEKIRINVLIASFFLFIGLFIIFNDKVGAGNLKGNLLAILCTMTFSLSFVLMSKYTRINRVALTAITGISLAIIAYFASDTISIDFYNLFVVGVMGLIITPFSRVLIFSGTKFINASEVSLLMIIETVMGPIWVWMVLNEVPSSYTFIGGAIILLTLIVNSIYFIRKN, via the coding sequence ATGAACAACAATAAAAAAGGTATTATAATTACCGCTTTGGGCGTTTTACTAATGAGTTTTGAATCTTTATTTATAAAACTAACTAGTATTTCACCTTTTACATTTTCTTTTTATCTTGGAATATTTATGTTTATTTCAATGCTTTTATTACTAATAATAAAGCAAAGAGATATCATAAGAGAGGTCACCAAGACATCTTTTTATATCTTTCTTTTATGTGGGATATTAATGGGGAGTGCAAATATTTTCTTTATTTGGGCAATAAAGAGTACAACTGCTGCAAATGTAGTTCTTATCATAGGAACAGGGGCTTTATTTACATCTTTTTTTGCGTATTTATTTTATAAAGAAAAAATAAGAATAAATGTTCTTATTGCATCTTTCTTTTTATTTATTGGCCTTTTTATTATCTTTAATGATAAGGTCGGTGCGGGTAATTTAAAAGGTAACCTTTTAGCTATTTTATGTACAATGACATTCTCTTTATCTTTTGTTTTAATGTCAAAATATACTAGAATAAATCGTGTAGCACTAACTGCAATCACAGGAATATCATTGGCCATAATAGCTTATTTTGCAAGTGACACAATTAGTATTGACTTTTATAATTTATTTGTAGTAGGCGTAATGGGATTAATTATAACTCCATTTTCAAGGGTTTTAATATTTAGTGGAACAAAATTTATAAATGCAAGTGAAGTAAGTCTTTTAATGATTATTGAAACAGTTATGGGACCTATTTGGGTGTGGATGGTTTTAAATGAAGTACCAAGTTCTTATACTTTTATTGGTGGAGCAATTATACTTCTTACCCTAATAGTAAACTCAATCTATTTTATAAGAAAAAATTAA
- a CDS encoding AbrB family transcriptional regulator produces the protein MNIDKTSFTNAINDLLKIVLTLGIGALGSIIFIYLNLPIPWLLGAICATSFAVRYDTLPLKSPKIFSSPARVIIGVTIGSAFSPEILNYLNVYFFSLLLVIPFTIITILLGMFYYYKILNFEKKTAFFCSIPGGLIELVILGEQIKADTRKITLVQSSRLLFIILSLPFIVHYIFHVDVSGNQVITETLSQIDLKQLFYLVCIGTIGAIVGKKLNLFAAFLMGPMFLSIFAFSIGFVDSRPPDELLKFVQVIFGTIIGFTFKGIKLDEVIKTLLSTFGHFIILACITTAFTLTVSYFFDFPIMSILLAFAPGGQADINLIAIIVGANVPYIAIHHIVRLFLVMNLANIFAKKLE, from the coding sequence ATGAATATAGATAAAACCTCCTTTACAAATGCAATTAATGACTTATTAAAAATAGTATTAACACTTGGCATTGGAGCATTAGGTTCTATCATTTTCATATATTTAAATTTACCCATTCCTTGGCTTTTAGGTGCTATTTGTGCAACTTCTTTTGCAGTAAGATATGATACGCTTCCACTAAAAAGTCCAAAAATATTTTCTAGCCCAGCAAGAGTCATAATAGGGGTAACCATTGGGAGTGCTTTTAGTCCTGAGATTTTAAACTACTTAAATGTTTATTTTTTCTCTTTACTACTTGTTATACCTTTTACGATTATTACAATTTTATTGGGGATGTTTTATTATTATAAAATATTAAATTTTGAGAAAAAGACAGCTTTCTTTTGCTCTATTCCAGGGGGTTTAATAGAACTTGTGATTTTAGGAGAACAAATAAAAGCTGATACAAGAAAAATAACTCTTGTACAATCTTCTAGACTTTTATTTATAATTCTAAGTTTGCCTTTTATTGTTCATTATATCTTTCATGTTGATGTAAGTGGTAACCAAGTAATTACCGAAACATTAAGCCAAATTGATTTAAAACAGCTTTTTTATCTTGTCTGTATAGGAACAATTGGTGCAATTGTGGGAAAAAAACTAAATCTTTTTGCTGCTTTCTTAATGGGACCAATGTTTCTAAGCATTTTTGCATTTAGTATTGGTTTTGTTGATTCAAGACCACCAGATGAATTACTTAAATTTGTACAAGTAATTTTTGGAACAATCATTGGCTTTACCTTTAAAGGTATAAAATTAGATGAAGTTATTAAAACTTTACTTTCTACCTTTGGACATTTTATTATCCTAGCTTGTATCACAACAGCTTTTACTTTAACAGTTAGTTATTTTTTTGACTTCCCAATTATGTCTATTTTATTAGCATTTGCTCCTGGTGGGCAAGCAGATATAAACCTGATAGCCATTATTGTGGGAGCAAATGTTCCATATATCGCTATTCATCATATAGTTAGACTTTTTTTAGTGATGAATTTAGCTAATATCTTTGCAAAAAAATTAGAATAA